The following proteins are co-located in the Echinicola sp. 20G genome:
- a CDS encoding M14 metallopeptidase family protein: MIKRILSFCFVLVSLTSTAQVDVDLEYYLKPGYSYNPDIPTPESVLGFQIGEWHVSHDQIYMYMKELAEASERVKLEVIGRTYEQRPLMMLTISHPDNLAKLNAIKFQRSQLRDPAESRNVDIENMPAVVYMGYSVHGNEPSGVNASLLAAYHFAAANEVEDDLKNIVIIMEPGINPDGINRFASWVNSNRSIHMNGDPMNRELNEAWPRGRTNHYWFDLNRDWLPVQHPESRSRITKIQEWKPNLVLDFHEMGTNSTFFFQPGIPSRNHPLTPRKNFELTEKIAQYHAKYLDEIGSLYFTQENYDDFYYGKGSTYPDVQGQVGILFEQASSRGHLQESVNGPLSFAFTIRNQFTASLSSFEAAVAMRQELNNYMRDFYLDAKKDADADINKAYIFGVNEDIGRTYHLADMILQHEIKLYGLKEDITINGTNFKANKAFIVPLNQPQYRLIKGMFETRTEFQDSLFYDVSAWTLPMAFDMQFMTLNSKILNLANVEEVQKGLSKPKGKVNGAAGAYGYAFEWSEYYAPKAAYELMKKGYNVRVSHEPFEINSELKFSRGTILVDQGRTGASDQEFFEDLQAIAQETGITIQSVDTGYTGGINMGSPSIDVLEIPEVALLVDNGVSSSEAGEIWHLLDQRFEMPITLLPTDNFNYADLGRYNVIIFPNGSYSDISASGVEALSNWVRDGGTVIARGRALSWLNQNKIGKFTFKTNTEEDSTLQKSYADLSNDQGAKVTGGAIFNVKLDLTHPLGYGYTHQELYTFRNSNQFMEPSDNPFANPLVYTDKPLASGYVYPFNLEQMKNTAMIRVSAHGRGKVIGFVDNPNFRAFWFGTNKLFLNGIFFGQTISGSSAR, translated from the coding sequence ATGATCAAAAGAATATTAAGCTTTTGCTTCGTCCTGGTATCATTGACCAGCACTGCCCAAGTGGATGTTGACCTTGAATACTACCTCAAACCTGGCTATTCCTACAATCCTGATATTCCAACACCGGAATCGGTATTGGGTTTTCAAATTGGAGAGTGGCATGTGAGCCATGACCAAATTTACATGTACATGAAGGAGCTGGCCGAAGCTTCTGAACGTGTCAAACTAGAGGTAATCGGCCGAACTTATGAGCAGCGTCCATTGATGATGCTGACCATTAGCCATCCAGATAATCTTGCCAAACTCAATGCTATTAAATTCCAGAGGTCTCAGCTGAGAGACCCCGCAGAGTCCAGAAATGTAGATATAGAAAATATGCCTGCGGTGGTTTATATGGGGTATTCTGTCCATGGAAATGAACCAAGTGGCGTAAATGCTTCTCTATTGGCCGCCTACCATTTTGCCGCAGCCAATGAAGTAGAGGATGACCTCAAAAACATTGTGATCATCATGGAACCGGGTATCAACCCGGATGGCATCAACCGGTTTGCCTCTTGGGTAAACTCCAATAGAAGCATCCATATGAATGGCGATCCGATGAACAGGGAATTGAATGAAGCCTGGCCTCGAGGCAGAACCAACCATTATTGGTTTGACCTGAACCGTGACTGGCTTCCCGTTCAGCACCCTGAATCCAGAAGCAGAATTACCAAAATCCAGGAATGGAAACCCAACCTAGTCCTTGATTTCCATGAAATGGGTACCAACAGCACTTTCTTCTTCCAACCAGGTATTCCAAGTAGAAACCACCCATTGACACCAAGAAAGAATTTTGAGCTGACGGAGAAAATTGCTCAGTACCATGCCAAATACTTGGATGAAATAGGTTCATTGTACTTCACCCAAGAAAATTATGATGATTTTTATTACGGTAAAGGCTCTACTTACCCTGATGTACAAGGCCAAGTAGGGATCCTTTTTGAGCAAGCATCTTCCAGGGGGCACTTGCAAGAAAGTGTCAATGGCCCCTTGAGCTTTGCCTTCACGATCCGTAATCAGTTCACCGCCTCTTTATCCTCATTCGAAGCGGCCGTGGCCATGAGGCAAGAGCTAAATAATTACATGAGGGATTTCTACCTGGATGCTAAAAAGGATGCTGATGCCGATATCAACAAGGCCTATATCTTTGGGGTCAATGAAGATATTGGAAGAACTTATCATTTGGCGGATATGATTCTCCAGCATGAAATCAAACTTTATGGGCTAAAAGAAGATATCACAATCAATGGAACCAACTTCAAAGCCAATAAAGCTTTTATTGTCCCGCTCAACCAACCTCAATACCGGCTTATTAAAGGAATGTTTGAAACCAGAACAGAATTTCAGGACAGCCTTTTCTATGATGTTTCAGCCTGGACTCTGCCGATGGCCTTCGACATGCAGTTCATGACCCTGAACAGCAAAATCCTTAACCTCGCCAATGTGGAAGAAGTCCAAAAAGGATTGAGCAAACCAAAAGGAAAAGTCAATGGAGCTGCTGGTGCCTATGGGTATGCTTTCGAGTGGAGTGAATATTACGCCCCGAAAGCCGCTTACGAGCTGATGAAAAAAGGCTATAATGTCAGGGTTAGCCATGAGCCTTTTGAGATCAATTCTGAGTTGAAGTTTAGCAGGGGAACCATTCTGGTGGACCAAGGAAGAACTGGGGCTTCCGATCAGGAGTTCTTTGAGGACTTACAAGCCATTGCGCAAGAAACGGGCATTACCATTCAAAGTGTGGATACCGGCTATACCGGTGGCATCAATATGGGTTCACCAAGCATTGATGTCCTTGAAATCCCTGAAGTGGCGCTTTTGGTGGACAATGGAGTATCCAGCAGTGAAGCTGGCGAAATCTGGCACTTACTGGACCAGAGATTTGAAATGCCTATTACCTTGCTTCCAACAGACAACTTTAACTATGCTGACCTAGGAAGGTATAATGTGATCATCTTTCCAAATGGCAGTTATTCCGACATCAGTGCTTCAGGAGTGGAAGCCCTGTCCAACTGGGTAAGAGATGGAGGAACGGTAATCGCCAGAGGAAGGGCGCTCAGTTGGCTCAATCAAAATAAGATCGGGAAGTTTACTTTCAAGACCAATACAGAAGAAGACAGCACCCTCCAAAAAAGCTATGCAGACCTTTCTAACGACCAAGGAGCCAAGGTAACCGGTGGTGCTATTTTCAATGTCAAACTTGACCTTACCCACCCATTGGGCTATGGCTATACCCACCAAGAGCTTTATACCTTCAGAAACAGTAACCAATTTATGGAACCTTCTGACAATCCATTTGCCAACCCACTGGTCTATACCGATAAACCTTTGGCCAGTGGCTATGTCTATCCATTCAACTTGGAGCAAATGAAAAATACAGCTATGATCCGAGTGTCTGCTCACGGCCGTGGAAAAGTGATTGGCTTCGTAGACAACCCTAACTTCAGGGCCTTTTGGTTTGGCACCAACAAGCTATTCCTCAACGGAATCTTCTTTGGCCAAACTATCAGTGGCAGTTCAGCCAGATAA
- a CDS encoding PLDc N-terminal domain-containing protein, which translates to MLGLGSIGTIIYVLTIIDVVRSSFHTDTDKVIWVLIVVVLPLLGTLLWFLIGRGRTVL; encoded by the coding sequence ATGCTTGGATTAGGCTCAATTGGAACCATTATCTATGTATTGACGATCATAGATGTGGTAAGAAGTAGTTTTCATACGGACACAGACAAGGTGATTTGGGTATTGATCGTGGTTGTGCTACCACTATTGGGCACTTTGCTTTGGTTTTTGATTGGCCGGGGAAGAACTGTATTGTGA
- a CDS encoding TIGR01777 family oxidoreductase, with protein sequence MKNILITGGSGLVGKELTKALESNGYQVAWLSRKPALQSQKSFGWDVKKQEIDPEAIPWADAIIHLAGAGVAEKRWTPERKKLILESRTLSAQLLFDQVRALEKKPSVVISASGANLYGLDNGDEWINEESPAGSDFLSQVVVKWEKSVQQFESVGIRTVCLRTGVVLSKKGGALPQLLQPPVAAPLGSGHQYMSWIHWKDLVNMYIFALENTNITGGYNAVAPKPVTNRELTKQAAKYKGKVFINLPVPGFLLKIVLGEMANMILGGSKISCDKIISGGYKFDFTTLDHALKDLFKP encoded by the coding sequence ATGAAAAACATTTTGATCACAGGTGGCTCAGGCCTTGTAGGAAAGGAGCTGACCAAAGCCCTTGAAAGTAACGGATATCAAGTCGCTTGGCTGAGTAGAAAGCCTGCCCTGCAATCTCAAAAATCATTCGGATGGGACGTCAAAAAACAAGAAATCGATCCTGAGGCCATACCTTGGGCCGATGCCATTATCCATCTGGCAGGTGCTGGAGTGGCAGAAAAACGTTGGACTCCTGAGCGAAAGAAGTTGATTTTGGAAAGTCGTACTTTATCTGCACAGCTCCTCTTTGATCAGGTGAGAGCACTAGAAAAGAAGCCATCAGTAGTGATATCTGCCAGTGGCGCTAACCTTTATGGCTTGGATAATGGAGACGAATGGATCAATGAAGAAAGCCCTGCAGGAAGTGACTTTCTCTCCCAGGTGGTGGTAAAATGGGAAAAATCTGTCCAGCAATTTGAATCCGTGGGCATAAGAACGGTTTGCTTACGAACCGGGGTGGTGCTCTCCAAAAAAGGAGGAGCGCTCCCTCAGTTATTACAGCCACCGGTGGCAGCCCCCTTGGGCTCTGGCCATCAGTATATGAGTTGGATCCACTGGAAAGACCTTGTGAACATGTACATCTTTGCATTGGAAAACACCAACATCACTGGCGGCTATAATGCTGTAGCTCCGAAACCCGTTACGAACAGGGAGCTGACGAAACAAGCCGCTAAATACAAGGGAAAAGTTTTTATTAATTTGCCTGTGCCTGGCTTTTTATTGAAAATTGTGCTGGGAGAAATGGCCAACATGATCTTGGGAGGAAGTAAAATCTCTTGTGATAAAATCATCAGTGGGGGGTATAAATTTGACTTCACCACTTTAGACCATGCTTTAAAGGATTTATTTAAGCCATAA
- a CDS encoding voltage-gated chloride channel family protein: MLERARELIHFKRFVQTEFYPSFLYTLKWLVLAIFIGLLVGSASAFFLFGLQWATDFREEHLYLIALLPVGGFLIGWVYYKFGASVVKGNNQLLEEFYNPLRTIPLRMAPLVLFGTIATHLFGGSAGREGTAVQMGGAIADQFTKWFKLKPIDRKTVITLGVAAGFASIFGTPLAGAIFALEWLMIGRVRYESILPAFLGAYVADYACADFWHAHHTHYHIPFIPDLSLANVLWIIPAGICFGLAGRLFAKATHIWAELFKQGINYPPLRPVVGGAIVAILVYLVGTTKYIGLGVPTIMEAFDAELPWYDFLAKIGFTSLTLGAGFKGGEVTPLFYTGATLGNMLSGVIPLPMALLAGMGFVAVFSGATNTPLSCTLMGIELFGAESGVYVGLACVVAYLFSGHSGIYGSQVIGSPKHSSLDHSKGKNLGDLD; the protein is encoded by the coding sequence ATGTTGGAGAGGGCACGTGAATTAATACATTTCAAGCGTTTCGTTCAAACAGAATTTTATCCAAGCTTCCTTTACACATTAAAATGGTTGGTTTTGGCCATCTTTATTGGCTTGCTTGTAGGTTCTGCTTCCGCCTTTTTTCTTTTTGGATTACAATGGGCAACTGATTTTCGCGAGGAACACCTTTATCTGATTGCCCTACTGCCTGTTGGCGGTTTTTTGATCGGCTGGGTATATTATAAGTTTGGCGCATCTGTGGTAAAAGGCAACAACCAGCTTTTGGAGGAGTTTTATAACCCGCTCAGGACAATTCCCCTTCGGATGGCACCTTTGGTGCTGTTTGGTACCATTGCGACCCATTTATTTGGAGGCTCTGCGGGACGAGAGGGAACGGCTGTGCAGATGGGTGGCGCCATAGCTGACCAGTTTACCAAGTGGTTTAAATTAAAGCCGATTGACCGGAAGACCGTCATCACTTTGGGAGTGGCAGCAGGTTTTGCTTCTATCTTTGGGACACCTTTGGCCGGGGCCATCTTTGCTTTGGAGTGGCTGATGATTGGCCGCGTTCGTTATGAGTCTATTCTGCCGGCCTTTTTGGGCGCTTACGTGGCGGACTATGCTTGTGCGGACTTTTGGCATGCCCATCATACCCATTATCATATCCCTTTTATTCCTGACTTAAGTTTGGCCAATGTCCTTTGGATCATTCCTGCTGGAATCTGCTTTGGTTTGGCAGGCAGGCTCTTTGCCAAGGCAACCCATATTTGGGCGGAGCTCTTCAAGCAGGGAATTAATTATCCTCCACTTCGACCTGTTGTGGGAGGTGCGATAGTTGCTATTTTGGTTTACTTGGTGGGGACTACTAAGTACATCGGACTGGGCGTACCGACTATTATGGAGGCCTTTGATGCAGAGTTACCTTGGTATGATTTTTTGGCCAAAATAGGTTTCACTTCTTTGACTTTGGGCGCAGGCTTTAAAGGGGGTGAAGTGACGCCACTCTTTTACACTGGAGCGACCTTGGGCAATATGTTATCGGGTGTGATTCCGTTGCCTATGGCATTGCTGGCCGGGATGGGATTTGTGGCGGTTTTCTCTGGAGCAACCAACACGCCGCTCTCTTGTACTTTGATGGGAATAGAACTATTTGGTGCCGAATCAGGGGTTTATGTAGGTTTGGCTTGTGTGGTAGCCTATTTGTTTAGTGGGCATTCGGGAATTTATGGTTCCCAAGTCATTGGCTCTCCGAAGCATTCTTCACTGGATCATAGCAAAGGAAAGAACCTAGGGGATTTGGACTGA
- a CDS encoding GntR family transcriptional regulator: MNLVANGLFLQIDSESRIPKYQQIVDSIIKNIENGYLKVGEKLPSINDISEEYYLSRDTVVRAYNLLREKKIITSVVSKGFYVNKAVNSSNSRILFILNKLSNYKLEIFNAFVNSMGSDNQIDLRIYHCDSQLLVNILEENIGAYDHFVVMPHFKDNKSRHTNHDENVLKCLQRFPKDKLVIMDNYLPELGEDIACIYQDFKMDIYNALEEAMDQLKKYKKLILAFPDNPIYPYPKEIKQGFLNFCNTHKFDAEVLDKIYPDMELQEKDAYIVIDENDLVSLVKQTRDMRYEIGKDIGVVSYNDTPLKELFDITVISTDFELMAESAAYMIKKHKQEVVPNIFSFIDRGSL, from the coding sequence ATGAATTTAGTAGCAAATGGGCTTTTTTTACAAATCGACAGTGAGTCCCGCATCCCAAAGTACCAGCAAATTGTAGATTCCATTATCAAAAACATTGAAAATGGCTATCTAAAAGTCGGAGAAAAACTACCTTCCATTAACGACATCAGCGAAGAATATTACCTCAGCAGAGATACTGTCGTCCGGGCATACAACCTCCTCCGTGAAAAAAAAATCATCACTTCCGTAGTCAGCAAAGGCTTTTATGTCAATAAAGCTGTCAACAGTTCCAATAGTCGGATCCTATTTATTCTCAACAAACTCAGCAATTACAAGCTAGAGATTTTTAATGCCTTTGTGAACAGCATGGGCTCTGACAACCAAATAGATTTGCGTATTTATCATTGTGATTCGCAGCTGTTGGTGAATATCCTTGAAGAAAATATAGGCGCTTATGATCACTTTGTGGTAATGCCTCACTTCAAGGACAACAAATCACGGCATACCAATCACGATGAAAATGTACTGAAATGCCTGCAACGTTTTCCTAAAGATAAGTTGGTCATTATGGACAACTACCTTCCGGAATTGGGAGAAGACATTGCCTGTATTTATCAAGACTTCAAGATGGATATCTACAATGCCTTGGAAGAGGCCATGGATCAGCTGAAGAAATATAAAAAACTAATTCTGGCTTTTCCTGACAATCCTATCTACCCCTATCCAAAAGAGATCAAGCAGGGCTTCCTAAACTTCTGCAACACCCATAAATTTGATGCGGAAGTATTGGATAAGATTTACCCCGATATGGAGCTACAGGAAAAAGATGCCTACATCGTCATCGATGAAAATGACTTGGTCAGCTTGGTGAAGCAAACCCGTGATATGCGCTATGAAATCGGCAAAGACATTGGGGTTGTGTCTTATAATGACACTCCTCTAAAGGAGCTTTTTGACATCACGGTGATTTCCACAGATTTTGAATTGATGGCAGAATCAGCCGCTTATATGATCAAAAAACACAAACAAGAGGTTGTCCCTAACATCTTCAGTTTTATAGATAGAGGATCTTTGTAA
- a CDS encoding alpha/beta hydrolase, producing the protein MFKLKTFMAAALLALPLFSSAQQETFPLYPKGAPHTKMLLDKDQIGNGGRVEKVAIPQIIIYKPQKDNNNGKAILICPGGGYGILAIQHEGHQIARWYSERGYTAGVLKYRLPQEDLVTESWNVPLMDAEEGIRFMRKNANKWHFDKNKVGILGFSAGGHLASSVSVHNHPAEGKNPSSKPDFSILIYPVISMDTTITHQGSRHNLLGDKLHTDLETYFSNETQVDENTPPAFLAHAWDDKGVVAENSIRYSKALHEHGVKTELHLFERGGHGFGAGNSKDHGNASKWLELSDAWIQDLFQE; encoded by the coding sequence ATGTTTAAGCTCAAGACCTTTATGGCTGCTGCCCTGCTAGCCCTGCCTTTATTTTCCTCAGCCCAACAAGAGACTTTTCCGCTTTATCCCAAAGGAGCACCACATACCAAAATGCTTTTGGATAAGGATCAAATCGGCAATGGTGGCCGTGTCGAAAAGGTGGCCATTCCACAAATAATCATTTATAAACCTCAAAAGGACAACAATAATGGCAAAGCTATCCTGATTTGTCCAGGTGGTGGCTACGGCATCCTGGCCATCCAGCATGAGGGCCATCAAATTGCCCGTTGGTACAGTGAAAGAGGTTATACAGCTGGTGTCCTCAAATACCGCCTTCCCCAAGAAGATTTAGTGACGGAATCTTGGAATGTCCCTTTAATGGATGCAGAAGAGGGCATTAGGTTTATGCGCAAAAATGCCAATAAATGGCACTTTGATAAAAATAAGGTAGGTATATTGGGCTTTTCTGCTGGAGGACATCTGGCATCATCGGTCTCAGTTCATAACCATCCTGCAGAAGGAAAAAACCCAAGCTCCAAACCAGACTTCAGCATCCTGATTTATCCTGTGATCAGCATGGACACCACCATCACTCATCAAGGCTCAAGACACAACCTTCTTGGAGATAAACTTCATACCGATCTGGAAACCTACTTTTCCAACGAAACCCAGGTTGACGAAAACACTCCTCCGGCATTTTTGGCCCATGCATGGGATGACAAAGGTGTGGTGGCAGAAAACTCCATCCGTTACTCAAAAGCCTTGCATGAACACGGCGTAAAAACTGAATTGCACCTGTTTGAAAGGGGAGGTCATGGTTTCGGGGCAGGTAACTCCAAAGATCATGGCAATGCCTCCAAGTGGCTGGAACTAAGCGATGCATGGATCCAGGATTTATTCCAAGAATAA
- a CDS encoding cytosine permease produces the protein MSQKNNLVKKLEAVNEYEREPIPKSKLKSWKSFVGTYAGEHTAGTEFVLGPLFVAHGASAVDIVTGLLIGNILAVLSWAFFTGKAATKTRLTLYYQLEKIAGSRFTMIYNLVNAVAFCFLAGSMITVAATAVGIPFDMAMPALNDTLPTSLGFVLTVFGVGAITTVIAMFGFNQVVKFANIAAPWMIMIFIAAAVTVLPRLGINSIGDFWPVAQETIWSGVPLEGNTKFTFWHVMFFAWFCNMAMHIGMADMSILRYAKKWTAGFATSTGVFLGHYVAWIASGILYSLFLLESDNSLTFAPGPIAYEAVGIAGAICVIIAGWTTANPTLYRAGLAIQSINPKWKTWKVTLFVGMITTIAACFPALMMKLLDFVALYGLVLMPLGAVVFIDIFLLPKMGLRSNYAEINKSNFNPAVGITWLVTLVFCVGLNFYGDIEIFFLGLPGWFVAVVVYLISSKLVQKNSNPVVTPAPESSSQKTVSIS, from the coding sequence ATGTCGCAAAAAAACAATCTTGTCAAAAAATTAGAGGCTGTCAATGAATACGAAAGAGAGCCTATCCCTAAAAGCAAATTGAAAAGCTGGAAGAGCTTTGTGGGCACCTATGCCGGAGAGCATACTGCTGGGACTGAATTTGTTTTAGGGCCTTTGTTTGTGGCGCACGGTGCCAGCGCAGTAGACATTGTTACAGGACTTTTGATCGGGAATATCCTTGCGGTATTGAGTTGGGCATTTTTCACTGGAAAAGCGGCTACCAAAACCCGCCTGACCTTGTATTACCAATTGGAAAAAATAGCAGGAAGTCGGTTTACCATGATTTATAACCTGGTCAATGCAGTAGCCTTTTGCTTTTTGGCCGGCTCCATGATCACAGTAGCTGCCACCGCTGTAGGGATTCCTTTTGACATGGCCATGCCTGCTTTGAACGATACCTTGCCCACCAGCTTGGGTTTTGTCCTGACCGTATTTGGAGTTGGGGCCATCACCACGGTAATCGCCATGTTTGGTTTTAACCAAGTGGTGAAGTTTGCCAATATCGCTGCCCCATGGATGATCATGATCTTTATTGCTGCTGCAGTGACAGTATTGCCTCGATTGGGGATCAATTCTATTGGTGATTTCTGGCCAGTAGCCCAAGAAACCATTTGGTCAGGTGTACCATTGGAAGGAAATACCAAATTTACCTTTTGGCATGTCATGTTCTTTGCTTGGTTCTGCAATATGGCCATGCATATCGGAATGGCCGACATGTCCATCTTGAGATATGCTAAAAAATGGACGGCTGGATTTGCAACTTCCACAGGAGTATTCTTAGGGCATTATGTGGCATGGATCGCTTCTGGCATTCTTTATTCCTTGTTTCTATTGGAGTCCGATAACAGCTTGACTTTTGCTCCAGGGCCTATCGCCTATGAGGCTGTCGGGATTGCTGGTGCCATCTGTGTGATCATTGCCGGCTGGACTACAGCTAACCCTACCTTGTACCGGGCAGGACTGGCCATACAGTCTATCAACCCCAAATGGAAGACTTGGAAAGTCACCCTTTTTGTGGGAATGATTACCACCATTGCAGCCTGCTTTCCTGCCTTGATGATGAAGTTATTGGATTTTGTAGCCCTATATGGATTGGTATTGATGCCATTAGGGGCCGTTGTCTTTATTGACATCTTCCTTTTGCCTAAGATGGGATTGAGATCAAACTATGCCGAAATCAACAAAAGCAACTTCAACCCTGCGGTGGGCATTACTTGGCTGGTCACCTTGGTATTTTGCGTAGGATTAAACTTCTATGGTGATATCGAAATTTTCTTCTTGGGACTTCCAGGATGGTTTGTGGCGGTGGTTGTTTACCTTATAAGCAGTAAGCTCGTCCAGAAAAACAGCAACCCTGTAGTAACACCTGCTCCAGAATCATCATCTCAAAAGACCGTTTCCATTTCCTAA
- a CDS encoding GntR family transcriptional regulator: MIEAPTSIRIDSESRIPKYQQIVNSIIEDIEKGNLSVGEKIPSINEISEEYYLSRDTVEKAYNLLKKKKIIVSVKGKGYYVARNVSQSQIKVLFLLNKLSNYKLRIYNSFVNSLGPETQVDLNIYHCEPKNLLNLLNENAGAYDYYVVMPHFKDEQLHHNNYNDEVIQCLKKISPDKVIIMDNYLPDLGDEVASIYQDFKMDIYKALKEGIARLKKYDTLILVYPDNTIYPYPKEIKQGFKKFCVEYDLDFEIINTIYPEMELNPNDAYIVIEENDLVNLMRQIRDEEYELGEDVGVISYNDTPLKELLGITVMSTDFKVMGETAAYMIKKRKKEVVKNVFNFIDRGSI; the protein is encoded by the coding sequence ATGATCGAAGCTCCAACATCCATCCGAATAGATTCGGAGTCGCGGATTCCAAAATATCAGCAGATCGTGAACTCCATCATTGAGGACATCGAAAAGGGCAATCTTTCCGTAGGAGAGAAAATCCCTTCCATCAATGAAATCAGCGAAGAATATTACCTTTCCCGTGATACGGTAGAAAAGGCATACAACTTGTTGAAGAAGAAGAAAATCATTGTATCCGTCAAGGGGAAAGGCTATTATGTAGCCCGCAATGTCTCCCAATCCCAGATCAAGGTTTTATTTTTATTGAACAAACTCTCCAATTATAAACTTCGTATTTACAACTCCTTCGTCAACAGCCTTGGGCCGGAAACCCAGGTAGACCTGAACATCTACCATTGCGAACCGAAAAACCTGCTCAACCTACTGAATGAAAATGCTGGCGCTTATGACTATTATGTAGTCATGCCCCATTTCAAAGATGAACAGCTTCATCATAACAATTACAATGATGAGGTCATCCAGTGCCTGAAAAAAATCTCTCCCGATAAGGTCATCATCATGGACAATTACCTGCCCGATTTGGGAGATGAGGTGGCTTCCATCTACCAGGATTTTAAGATGGACATTTATAAAGCACTGAAAGAGGGCATTGCCAGGTTGAAAAAATACGATACACTGATCCTGGTTTACCCTGACAATACGATCTACCCTTATCCCAAAGAGATCAAACAAGGGTTTAAGAAATTTTGTGTGGAGTACGATCTCGACTTTGAGATCATCAATACCATCTACCCGGAAATGGAGCTCAACCCCAATGATGCTTATATTGTCATTGAAGAAAATGACCTGGTCAACCTGATGCGTCAAATTCGGGACGAAGAATACGAGCTGGGGGAAGATGTGGGGGTAATTTCCTATAATGATACGCCACTTAAAGAACTACTGGGCATCACGGTGATGTCAACGGATTTCAAGGTCATGGGTGAAACCGCCGCCTACATGATCAAAAAGCGTAAAAAAGAAGTGGTAAAGAACGTCTTCAACTTTATTGACAGAGGATCTATTTAG
- a CDS encoding YdeI family protein — protein MNSEIECFDPANKKEWREWLEKNHKQKDAVWLIIHKKGSSKPNLSWSDAVDEALCFGWIDSTKRPIDSEKYIQYFGKRKPNSIWSKINKDKIEQLTSSGLMTELGLESVKIAKQNGSWTLLDSAEKLEIPADLEEAFGQRPKAKAYFLSLSKSARKSLLQWIAMAKRPATREKRISELIESASKEERPKQFR, from the coding sequence ATGAACAGTGAAATAGAATGCTTTGACCCTGCAAACAAAAAGGAATGGCGGGAATGGTTGGAAAAAAACCATAAACAAAAGGATGCTGTTTGGTTAATCATTCACAAGAAGGGCTCTTCCAAGCCCAACCTTTCTTGGAGTGATGCTGTCGATGAGGCGCTGTGTTTTGGATGGATTGACAGTACCAAGCGACCGATTGATTCGGAAAAATATATCCAGTATTTTGGAAAACGTAAGCCGAACAGTATCTGGTCAAAAATAAACAAGGATAAAATCGAACAACTTACCTCATCAGGTCTGATGACTGAATTGGGCTTGGAGAGTGTCAAGATTGCCAAGCAAAATGGTTCCTGGACCCTGTTGGATAGTGCAGAGAAGTTGGAAATACCAGCAGACTTGGAGGAAGCTTTTGGACAAAGACCAAAGGCCAAAGCTTATTTCTTAAGTTTAAGCAAGTCTGCCAGAAAGTCCCTACTGCAATGGATAGCCATGGCAAAAAGGCCGGCAACCAGAGAGAAAAGAATCAGTGAACTGATAGAGAGCGCAAGCAAAGAAGAGCGACCCAAGCAGTTCAGGTGA
- a CDS encoding heme-binding domain-containing protein has protein sequence MKKLFLIPMAAIIGLLFFQGTQKSETPDSPELHAVMKKMPKKVKAIVDEKCYGCHNANAKSEKAKSKLDWDALEATKKSEQIDAKAKIYEVLAKGDMPPKRFLENKPEGKLSEEEIAALMKWSAVKKK, from the coding sequence ATGAAAAAGCTATTTTTAATTCCTATGGCCGCCATTATCGGCCTTTTGTTCTTTCAAGGGACTCAAAAATCTGAAACTCCTGACAGCCCAGAACTCCATGCTGTCATGAAGAAAATGCCCAAAAAGGTCAAGGCCATCGTTGATGAAAAATGCTATGGCTGCCACAATGCCAATGCAAAGAGCGAAAAGGCCAAGTCCAAGTTAGACTGGGATGCGCTGGAAGCTACCAAAAAGTCTGAGCAGATAGATGCCAAAGCAAAAATCTATGAGGTACTCGCAAAAGGGGATATGCCACCAAAAAGATTCTTGGAAAATAAACCTGAAGGGAAATTGTCCGAAGAAGAAATCGCTGCCCTAATGAAATGGAGCGCCGTTAAAAAGAAGTAA